The proteins below are encoded in one region of Mycolicibacterium neworleansense:
- the fdxA gene encoding ferredoxin, whose amino-acid sequence MIYVIAAPCVDVKDKACIEECPVDCIYEGTRMLYIHPDECVDCGACEPVCPAEAIFYEDDLPDHWAHYATISAEFFADLGSPGGATKTGAQAFDHPMVAALPATNT is encoded by the coding sequence GTGATCTACGTTATCGCCGCACCGTGTGTGGATGTCAAAGATAAAGCTTGCATCGAAGAATGTCCGGTCGACTGCATCTACGAGGGCACCCGGATGCTCTACATCCACCCCGACGAATGTGTGGACTGCGGGGCATGTGAACCTGTCTGCCCGGCCGAGGCCATCTTCTACGAAGACGACCTGCCCGACCACTGGGCCCATTACGCCACGATCAGCGCCGAATTCTTCGCCGACCTCGGCTCACCCGGCGGCGCTACCAAGACCGGCGCCCAGGCCTTCGACCACCCGATGGTAGCGGCGCTGCCTGCCACCAATACCTAA
- the pstS gene encoding phosphate ABC transporter substrate-binding protein PstS: MKLNRFGAALSLMAAGSLVLSACGSDNNAESGSSATKAAGEASSSGVDCAGKKSLKASGSTAQANAMTRFVNAYEQACSGYTLNYTSNGSGAGVSEFVGKQTDIGGSDSPLSKDKGEYDKAAERCGSPAWNLPVVFGPIAVTYNLEGVDGLVLDGPTAAKIFNGTIKTWDDPAIKALNPSATLPAQPITVVFRSDESGTTDNFQKYLDAASDGAWGKGAGKAFAGGVGEGAKGNEGTSAAIKNTPGSITYNEWSFAQAQGLSTAKIVTSAGPEPVEISTETVGKTISGATIKGEGNDLVLDTVSFYKPTETGAYPIVLATYEIVCSKYPDADTGQAVKAFLQSTIGAGQEGLADNGYIPLPAAFESKLSAAVNAIA, from the coding sequence GTGAAGCTCAACCGTTTCGGTGCTGCGCTGAGCCTGATGGCCGCAGGCAGCCTGGTGCTTTCGGCGTGTGGCAGTGACAACAATGCAGAATCTGGTTCTAGCGCGACCAAGGCCGCCGGCGAGGCTTCATCGTCAGGTGTCGACTGCGCAGGCAAGAAGTCGCTGAAGGCCAGCGGGTCCACTGCGCAGGCCAACGCCATGACCCGGTTCGTCAACGCCTACGAGCAGGCTTGCTCGGGCTACACCCTCAACTACACCTCCAACGGCTCCGGCGCCGGTGTGAGCGAGTTCGTCGGCAAGCAGACCGACATCGGTGGTTCTGACTCCCCGCTGAGCAAGGACAAGGGCGAGTACGACAAGGCCGCCGAGCGGTGTGGATCGCCCGCCTGGAACCTGCCGGTGGTGTTCGGCCCGATCGCGGTTACCTACAACCTCGAGGGCGTCGACGGGCTGGTGCTCGACGGGCCCACCGCCGCCAAGATCTTCAACGGAACCATCAAGACCTGGGACGACCCGGCGATCAAGGCGCTCAACCCGTCGGCCACGCTGCCCGCGCAGCCGATCACCGTCGTGTTCCGCAGCGATGAGTCCGGTACCACTGACAACTTCCAGAAGTACCTCGACGCAGCGTCTGACGGTGCCTGGGGCAAGGGTGCGGGCAAGGCGTTCGCCGGCGGAGTTGGCGAGGGTGCCAAGGGCAACGAGGGCACCTCGGCGGCCATCAAGAACACCCCGGGATCGATCACCTACAACGAATGGTCCTTCGCCCAGGCCCAGGGCCTGTCGACGGCCAAGATCGTCACCTCGGCGGGCCCGGAGCCGGTCGAGATCAGCACCGAGACTGTCGGCAAGACCATCTCGGGCGCCACGATCAAGGGTGAAGGCAACGACCTCGTGCTGGACACGGTTTCGTTCTACAAGCCGACCGAGACCGGGGCCTACCCGATCGTGCTGGCCACCTACGAGATCGTCTGCTCGAAGTACCCCGACGCCGACACCGGCCAGGCCGTCAAGGCATTCCTGCAGTCGACGATCGGTGCGGGTCAGGAAGGCCTGGCCGACAACGGGTACATCCCGCTGCCGGCTGCGTTCGAATCGAAGCTGTCTGCCGCTGTCAACGCGATCGCTTGA
- a CDS encoding arsenate reductase ArsC — MSDNVATHLRSDLSIDQQLALKTAAVRLENEFTDSFGIETIERFLHSSYDQFASRASIPRFLPLLAERFARQRLRALAKVEGKSDTGKPTVLFLCTHNAGRSQMALGFFSHFAGDAAVAWSGGSEPGNEINPAAVAAMSERGIDISGEYPKPWTEEIVRAADVVITMGCGDACPVFPGRRYEEWKLEDPASMNVDAVRPIRDDIERRVRQLLNELGVAAHA; from the coding sequence ATGTCCGACAACGTCGCCACCCACCTGCGCTCCGACCTGTCCATCGATCAGCAGCTCGCGCTCAAGACCGCAGCGGTTCGGCTCGAAAACGAGTTCACCGACAGCTTCGGCATCGAGACCATCGAGCGATTTCTGCACTCCTCCTATGACCAGTTCGCGAGCAGGGCCTCGATCCCACGGTTTCTGCCGCTGCTGGCCGAGCGCTTCGCACGCCAACGGTTACGGGCGCTGGCCAAGGTGGAAGGCAAGAGCGATACCGGCAAGCCGACCGTGCTGTTCCTGTGCACGCACAATGCCGGTCGCTCCCAGATGGCCTTGGGATTCTTCAGCCATTTCGCCGGGGATGCGGCGGTGGCGTGGTCGGGCGGCTCGGAGCCGGGCAATGAGATCAACCCGGCTGCGGTGGCCGCGATGTCCGAACGCGGGATCGACATCTCCGGTGAGTACCCCAAGCCCTGGACTGAGGAGATCGTTCGGGCTGCCGATGTGGTGATCACGATGGGATGCGGCGATGCCTGCCCGGTCTTCCCGGGTCGCCGCTATGAGGAATGGAAGCTGGAGGATCCGGCGAGCATGAATGTCGATGCGGTGCGCCCCATCCGCGATGACATCGAACGCCGAGTTCGTCAGCTGCTCAACGAACTTGGCGTTGCCGCTCATGCGTAA
- a CDS encoding arsenic resistance protein, with amino-acid sequence MSSPLTEWLERHQIPIYLAGLAAGAAVGAAWPAGEHAWEAAIYPVLGALLYATFLQVPFTKLTAAFREVRFLAAVLGVNFIVVPLVVAALTTFVSMPQAVLLGVLLTLLTPCIDYVIVFCGLAGGDNQRLLAAAPLLMLIQMLALPLLLWLFVGPELADIVDVGPFLEAFLILIVAPLLLAWATEGLAMRHRSGQVISSAMAAAMVPLMTATLFVVVASQFPKISHQVDQVLKVVPIYAAFLLIMALLGLAVVRLLRFDSGRGRALIFSGATRNSLVVLPLALALPAAYATTPAIVVTQTLVELLGMIIYVRVVPKLILTHPADG; translated from the coding sequence TTGTCGTCACCGCTGACCGAGTGGCTCGAACGCCACCAGATCCCCATCTACCTGGCCGGGCTGGCCGCCGGGGCTGCAGTCGGGGCAGCCTGGCCCGCCGGCGAGCATGCGTGGGAGGCCGCCATCTACCCGGTACTCGGCGCCCTGCTGTACGCGACGTTTCTGCAGGTTCCGTTCACCAAACTGACCGCGGCGTTTCGTGAAGTCCGGTTTCTAGCCGCGGTCCTGGGCGTCAACTTCATCGTGGTGCCACTTGTGGTCGCCGCCCTGACCACCTTTGTGTCCATGCCCCAAGCGGTGCTGCTGGGTGTGCTGCTGACCTTGCTGACACCGTGCATCGACTACGTCATCGTGTTCTGCGGCCTAGCAGGCGGCGACAACCAACGCCTGCTGGCCGCCGCGCCGCTGCTCATGCTGATCCAGATGCTTGCATTGCCGCTGCTGTTGTGGCTGTTCGTCGGTCCCGAACTCGCCGACATCGTCGACGTCGGCCCCTTCCTGGAAGCCTTCCTCATCCTCATCGTGGCGCCCCTGCTGTTGGCCTGGGCCACCGAAGGGCTTGCAATGCGCCACCGCAGCGGACAAGTGATCTCCTCGGCGATGGCCGCGGCGATGGTGCCACTGATGACAGCCACGCTGTTCGTGGTGGTCGCCAGCCAATTCCCCAAGATCAGCCACCAGGTCGACCAAGTTCTCAAAGTGGTCCCGATCTACGCCGCGTTCCTGCTCATCATGGCGCTGCTCGGGTTGGCAGTGGTGCGACTGCTCCGGTTCGACAGCGGACGTGGTCGGGCCCTGATCTTCAGCGGCGCCACCCGCAACTCCCTGGTCGTACTCCCGCTAGCACTGGCACTACCAGCCGCCTACGCGACCACCCCCGCCATCGTGGTCACCCAAACTCTCGTCGAACTGCTCGGCATGATCATCTACGTTCGCGTCGTCCCAAAGCTGATTCTCACTCATCCCGCGGATGGGTAG
- a CDS encoding winged helix-turn-helix transcriptional regulator has product MTIEVRRADEFTRPAFRAAVGPARGSLLLVDTDAIIAEQLMEDAARTGIDTVWCSDGAEALLTVGAGPPNALVLQARTEIVDAATIAAAVRGRWSLPILVGSAPEDDDVARQVLVAGASAVIARPYDITAIAPFALSGDKRPDEPATFFAGPIHVDPDGYETRVRGREVQLTQRELELLIFLIKQRGRVVSSEEISDAVWGRVSDTNTVAVHVKRLRDKLGVDAEHGEFIRTIRGAGYRLAPSIYT; this is encoded by the coding sequence TTGACGATCGAGGTACGCCGTGCCGACGAGTTCACGCGGCCAGCATTTCGTGCTGCCGTGGGGCCTGCGCGCGGCAGTCTGTTGCTCGTCGACACCGATGCAATCATCGCCGAACAGTTGATGGAGGACGCCGCACGCACCGGAATCGACACCGTGTGGTGCAGCGATGGCGCTGAAGCGCTGCTGACAGTCGGTGCCGGACCGCCCAACGCGCTGGTGCTGCAGGCCCGCACCGAGATCGTCGACGCGGCCACCATCGCCGCAGCAGTGCGTGGCCGGTGGTCCCTACCGATCCTGGTTGGCTCGGCGCCCGAAGATGACGACGTGGCCCGCCAGGTCCTCGTAGCCGGTGCCTCGGCGGTCATCGCCCGGCCCTATGACATCACCGCGATCGCCCCATTCGCGCTCAGCGGTGACAAGCGCCCCGACGAGCCGGCCACGTTCTTCGCCGGACCCATCCATGTGGATCCCGATGGTTACGAAACCCGGGTTCGTGGCCGCGAAGTCCAACTCACCCAGCGTGAACTGGAACTGCTGATCTTCTTGATCAAGCAGCGTGGCCGAGTCGTCAGTTCCGAAGAAATCAGTGACGCCGTGTGGGGGCGTGTCTCTGACACCAACACCGTGGCCGTGCACGTCAAACGGCTGCGCGACAAACTCGGCGTCGACGCTGAACACGGAGAGTTCATCCGCACCATCCGTGGTGCCGGATACCGGCTGGCCCCCTCGATCTACACGTGA
- a CDS encoding MerR family transcriptional regulator translates to MRISQLAKRSGVPASTLRFYETLGLLAAQRTDSGYRIYDEATVERLAFIRAAKRVGLPLEEIGELLTVWDQGACVDVRTRLRPMMTARLDEVTSRIGELRAFADVLTDALDHLDALPDRATPCDASCSFLKSPARQEHR, encoded by the coding sequence ATGCGGATCTCTCAGCTCGCAAAGCGCAGCGGCGTGCCAGCCAGCACGCTGCGGTTTTACGAGACGCTGGGTCTGTTGGCGGCGCAGCGCACTGATTCTGGGTACCGGATCTATGACGAGGCCACCGTCGAGCGGTTGGCGTTCATCCGCGCCGCCAAACGGGTCGGCCTGCCGTTGGAGGAAATCGGCGAGCTACTCACGGTGTGGGATCAGGGCGCGTGTGTTGATGTGCGGACCCGGCTGCGCCCGATGATGACCGCACGGCTCGACGAAGTCACTTCCCGGATCGGCGAGCTGCGTGCCTTCGCCGATGTCCTCACCGACGCGCTCGATCACCTCGATGCCCTGCCCGACCGCGCCACCCCATGCGACGCATCTTGCAGTTTCCTGAAATCACCCGCGCGACAGGAACATCGGTGA
- the pstC gene encoding phosphate ABC transporter permease subunit PstC encodes MPDPDKATKKTSAIRAGSGQLGDRIFKALAVAAGSTIVIAIALIAIFLLIRAIPSLGANHANFFTSTEFNTADADNLRFGIRDLFMVTVLSSVFALALAVPVAVGIALFLTHYAPARLSRPFSALVDLLAAVPSIIFGLWGIFILAPWLEPVASFLNKSLGWLFLFETGNVSLAGGGTIFTAGVVLAVMILPIITSVSREVFRQTPISRIEAAQALGATKWETVRMTVLPYGRSGVIAASMLGLGRALGETVAVLIILRSAAQPGSWSLFDGGYTFASKIASAAAEFSAPLPTGAYIAAGFVLFALTFVVNAAARGIAGGKVNG; translated from the coding sequence ATGCCTGATCCGGACAAGGCCACCAAAAAGACGAGCGCGATCCGCGCGGGGAGCGGCCAGCTCGGTGACCGTATCTTCAAGGCGCTAGCTGTCGCGGCGGGGTCGACCATTGTCATCGCGATCGCACTCATTGCGATCTTCCTGCTGATCCGCGCCATTCCATCGCTCGGGGCCAACCACGCCAACTTCTTCACCAGTACCGAGTTCAACACCGCCGACGCCGACAATTTGAGGTTCGGCATCCGCGACCTGTTCATGGTGACTGTGCTCAGCTCGGTATTCGCGCTCGCACTTGCTGTGCCGGTCGCGGTGGGCATCGCACTGTTTCTCACCCACTACGCACCGGCACGCCTGTCCCGACCGTTCAGCGCGCTGGTCGACCTTCTCGCCGCGGTGCCCTCGATCATCTTCGGTCTATGGGGAATCTTCATCCTGGCTCCCTGGCTGGAGCCGGTAGCCAGTTTCCTCAACAAATCCTTGGGCTGGCTGTTCCTGTTCGAGACCGGAAACGTGTCGCTGGCGGGCGGCGGCACCATCTTCACCGCCGGCGTGGTGCTGGCGGTGATGATTCTGCCGATCATCACCTCGGTGAGTCGGGAAGTGTTCCGCCAGACCCCGATCTCCCGGATCGAAGCCGCCCAGGCTTTGGGTGCCACGAAATGGGAAACGGTACGTATGACGGTGCTGCCGTACGGTCGCAGCGGTGTCATCGCCGCCTCAATGCTGGGCCTCGGTCGTGCGCTCGGTGAAACCGTTGCGGTACTGATCATCCTGCGCTCGGCAGCACAGCCGGGTAGCTGGTCGTTGTTTGACGGTGGCTACACCTTCGCCTCCAAAATTGCCTCGGCGGCAGCCGAATTCAGTGCACCACTGCCTACCGGCGCCTACATTGCCGCCGGTTTCGTCCTGTTCGCCCTGACCTTCGTGGTCAACGCGGCCGCCCGCGGCATTGCTGGAGGGAAGGTCAACGGATGA
- a CDS encoding helicase associated domain-containing protein: MSSTDTNSEADQWTRSLQALKAYRDARGTTDVARGVRAFGVDLGKWVVQCRNDYWNGALDAKRVKALERIEGWQWGPSRPDSWRHAYDTVQAYARKHRSIIGFEATVIDGVEIQAWAAAQRSAQLSGQLSLVQITLLDKLPGWTWDQDETRWKQGILAAKRYIKLHRSLDDVQQDAELDGYPLGQWLHRCREDFRAGTLPQERIATLEALRGFSWGRQREQWTVGFEALTSFAAANGHASPSQHTVIDGFRLGAWVTGKRYQYRQGTLPEQQAAALESLPGWQWSPLDAQWQRGFDALRRYSDQNGHANPPRGHTYDDYPVGDWARAQRDAHDRGRMPSTRVSQLEALPGWSWKIQ, from the coding sequence GTGAGTTCCACCGACACCAACTCCGAGGCCGACCAGTGGACACGGTCCCTGCAAGCGTTGAAGGCCTATCGCGATGCGCGCGGAACCACCGACGTCGCGCGAGGTGTCCGGGCATTTGGCGTTGACCTCGGCAAATGGGTTGTTCAGTGCAGAAACGACTACTGGAACGGCGCGCTGGACGCCAAACGTGTCAAGGCGCTCGAACGCATTGAAGGCTGGCAGTGGGGACCCTCGCGCCCCGACAGCTGGCGCCACGCTTACGACACCGTGCAGGCCTACGCGCGCAAGCACCGCAGCATCATTGGCTTCGAGGCGACCGTCATCGACGGCGTCGAGATCCAGGCCTGGGCGGCGGCGCAACGCAGCGCCCAGCTCAGCGGCCAGCTGTCTCTGGTCCAGATCACCCTCCTGGACAAACTGCCGGGCTGGACATGGGATCAGGACGAAACACGTTGGAAGCAAGGGATACTGGCCGCCAAACGCTACATCAAACTCCACCGAAGTCTCGACGACGTGCAGCAAGATGCCGAGCTTGACGGGTACCCGTTAGGACAATGGCTCCACCGCTGCCGAGAAGACTTCCGTGCCGGCACTTTGCCGCAGGAGCGGATCGCCACACTCGAGGCATTGCGCGGCTTCAGCTGGGGCCGCCAACGCGAGCAGTGGACCGTTGGTTTCGAGGCACTCACCAGCTTTGCGGCCGCAAACGGGCATGCCTCGCCCAGTCAACACACCGTCATCGACGGATTCCGGCTCGGCGCATGGGTGACCGGCAAGCGCTATCAGTACCGGCAAGGCACCCTACCCGAACAGCAAGCTGCAGCACTGGAGTCACTGCCAGGATGGCAATGGTCACCCCTAGATGCTCAGTGGCAGCGCGGATTTGACGCACTTCGCCGCTACAGCGATCAGAACGGCCACGCCAATCCGCCCCGCGGACACACCTACGACGACTATCCCGTCGGTGACTGGGCACGCGCCCAACGAGACGCACACGACCGCGGCCGCATGCCATCCACCAGAGTCTCCCAACTTGAAGCGCTGCCAGGGTGGTCCTGGAAGATCCAGTGA
- the pstA gene encoding phosphate ABC transporter permease PstA, translating to MTTAFDSPVKSQTFHSVSVGRRIKNNIATSLFVAAFGVALIPLFWVLYIVVERGWQGVTKSGWWTRSLQGVLPESFAGGIYHALYGTLVQAGIAAIIAIPLGIMAGIYLVEYGRSRLARVTTFMVDVLAGVPSIVAALFIFALWIATLGFPQSAFAVSLALVLLMLPVVVRSTEEMLKLVPDELREASLALGIPKWVTIARVVLPTALPGIISGILLSIARVIGETAPVLVLVGYARSINFDVLDGNMASLPLLIYTELINPQPAGQMRVWGAALTLIIVVGILMFLASIATRLLTRNR from the coding sequence ATGACCACCGCATTCGACAGCCCGGTCAAGAGCCAGACGTTCCACTCGGTGAGCGTCGGTCGGCGCATCAAGAACAACATCGCGACCTCGCTATTCGTCGCAGCATTCGGGGTCGCATTGATCCCGTTGTTCTGGGTGCTCTACATCGTGGTGGAGAGGGGCTGGCAGGGCGTCACCAAATCGGGTTGGTGGACTCGCTCGCTGCAAGGTGTGCTGCCCGAATCCTTCGCCGGAGGCATCTACCACGCGCTCTACGGAACGCTGGTGCAGGCCGGCATCGCTGCCATCATCGCGATCCCGCTGGGCATCATGGCTGGCATCTACCTCGTCGAGTACGGCCGCTCCCGGCTGGCTCGGGTGACCACCTTCATGGTCGACGTCTTGGCCGGTGTGCCCTCAATCGTGGCTGCCCTGTTCATCTTCGCGTTGTGGATCGCCACCCTCGGATTCCCGCAAAGTGCCTTCGCCGTATCGCTGGCACTGGTCTTGCTGATGCTGCCGGTGGTGGTGCGCTCCACTGAGGAGATGCTCAAACTGGTGCCCGACGAACTCCGGGAAGCCAGCCTCGCATTGGGCATTCCCAAGTGGGTCACCATCGCTCGCGTCGTGCTGCCCACCGCGCTGCCCGGCATCATCAGCGGCATTCTGCTGTCGATCGCCCGCGTCATCGGTGAGACCGCCCCGGTGCTGGTCCTGGTGGGATACGCCAGATCCATCAACTTCGACGTGCTCGACGGCAACATGGCATCGCTGCCGCTGCTCATCTACACCGAACTGATCAACCCCCAACCCGCCGGGCAAATGCGTGTCTGGGGTGCTGCGTTGACGCTGATCATCGTGGTGGGCATCCTGATGTTCCTGGCCTCGATCGCGACACGCCTCCTCACCCGCAACCGCTAA
- a CDS encoding ApeA N-terminal domain 1-containing protein: MTNAEFPSKTAQSLGKFWLPDADDSPVSGMLSVDGTDVRLEVSPEITPMFLIRNTGPGKAAVKLSDQPDDMVVLGSIPMKPRKVTLWDAQTTHQTQLAGLFFAGKNAGPSRQGLKATWCVAGQHLPDPDTPLCGVRPDVTNLAEWARLPALATTVYPRDPLKLDWHMNVRNKSLDAELANGAGYLTLAPSARHSPPDLRGLHVTTTSQLEIELFQGWSLPDIAMRVLRPLADLMTLLSGKPCVIRSLDVWADTWCSVHGYQIDPAGPETAGELLFTRPHVGLEFLPRWFDLHQRTTPVPQILAAVIRNEYPTVEADALSLATAVEALHRTLDPDARRFSVEQIDNSLEAVEASNMPTEVSQSLSTALRQYWHEYSYPQRVKALAEPVAEAVPACIGRLSRWKEQVVNQRIALAHGLGQNGLSVDQIRRMHALNQSLHWMLTLRLFMEAGIDGSILAKTTEDSERFNDQCHNWRHSWPKVFSA; encoded by the coding sequence GTGACCAACGCTGAATTCCCTTCCAAGACAGCTCAATCACTAGGTAAATTCTGGTTGCCCGATGCCGACGATTCTCCGGTGTCGGGGATGCTCAGCGTCGATGGCACTGATGTTCGCCTAGAGGTCAGCCCGGAGATCACGCCAATGTTCTTGATCAGGAACACCGGGCCAGGTAAGGCGGCCGTGAAGCTCAGCGATCAACCTGACGACATGGTCGTCCTCGGTTCGATCCCGATGAAACCGCGAAAGGTCACCCTCTGGGACGCACAAACCACGCACCAAACACAACTGGCCGGCCTATTCTTTGCCGGCAAAAACGCCGGTCCGTCTAGACAAGGGCTCAAAGCCACGTGGTGTGTCGCGGGCCAACATCTGCCCGATCCAGACACGCCCCTTTGCGGTGTTCGGCCCGATGTCACAAACCTCGCCGAGTGGGCCAGACTTCCCGCACTCGCTACCACGGTCTATCCGCGTGACCCGCTCAAGCTCGACTGGCACATGAATGTACGAAACAAATCACTTGATGCCGAACTCGCCAATGGCGCAGGCTATCTCACCCTCGCACCATCAGCACGGCACAGTCCTCCTGACTTGCGCGGGCTCCATGTCACCACGACCAGTCAGCTCGAGATCGAGCTCTTTCAGGGTTGGAGCCTTCCGGACATCGCAATGAGAGTCCTGCGCCCCCTCGCCGACCTCATGACGCTGTTGTCCGGCAAGCCGTGCGTCATACGGTCGCTGGACGTTTGGGCCGATACCTGGTGCTCGGTACACGGCTACCAGATCGATCCGGCCGGCCCCGAGACCGCCGGCGAACTGCTATTCACCCGACCGCACGTCGGACTCGAGTTCCTTCCGCGATGGTTCGATCTACACCAACGCACGACACCCGTGCCTCAGATCCTTGCCGCCGTCATCCGAAACGAATATCCGACTGTAGAAGCAGATGCGCTGTCTCTGGCGACCGCTGTAGAGGCTCTGCACCGGACACTCGATCCAGATGCACGACGATTCAGCGTCGAGCAGATCGACAACTCGCTGGAGGCGGTTGAAGCTTCGAACATGCCGACAGAGGTCTCTCAATCTCTTTCAACAGCTCTACGCCAGTACTGGCACGAATACAGCTATCCCCAACGAGTCAAAGCTCTCGCTGAGCCGGTCGCTGAAGCTGTCCCCGCCTGCATCGGACGCTTGAGCCGTTGGAAAGAGCAGGTCGTCAACCAACGCATCGCTCTGGCGCACGGTCTCGGGCAGAACGGGCTCAGCGTCGACCAGATCCGCCGCATGCACGCACTGAACCAGTCGCTGCACTGGATGCTGACGCTTCGCCTCTTCATGGAGGCCGGAATCGATGGTTCGATCCTCGCAAAGACAACTGAAGATTCAGAGCGATTCAACGATCAATGCCACAACTGGCGTCACTCATGGCCAAAGGTGTTTTCCGCGTGA
- the pstB gene encoding phosphate ABC transporter ATP-binding protein PstB, whose amino-acid sequence MAKRIDLKDVNIYYGAFHAVADVGLSVQPRSVTAFIGPSGCGKSTVLRSLNRMHEVTPGARVEGSVLLDGEDIYGAGVDPVGVRKTIGMVFQRPNPFPTMSIRDNVVAGLKLQGVRSKKTLDEVAERSLRGANLWTEVKDRLDRPGGGLSGGQQQRLCIARAIAVQPDVLLMDEPCSALDPISTLAIEDLISTLKQDYTIVIVTHNMQQAARVSDQTAFFNLEATGKPGMLIEIDDTEKMFSNPGKKATEDYISGRFG is encoded by the coding sequence ATGGCCAAACGTATTGACCTCAAAGACGTCAACATCTACTACGGCGCATTCCACGCCGTGGCCGACGTGGGTTTGTCGGTGCAGCCGCGCAGCGTGACCGCGTTCATCGGCCCGTCGGGCTGCGGCAAGTCCACGGTGCTGAGGTCGCTGAACCGCATGCACGAGGTAACACCTGGCGCCCGTGTCGAGGGCTCGGTGCTGCTCGACGGTGAGGACATCTACGGCGCCGGGGTGGACCCGGTGGGCGTGCGCAAGACCATCGGAATGGTGTTCCAGCGTCCGAACCCGTTCCCCACCATGTCGATTCGTGACAACGTGGTGGCCGGGCTGAAGCTGCAGGGTGTGCGCAGCAAGAAGACCCTCGACGAGGTGGCCGAGCGTTCACTGCGCGGCGCGAACCTGTGGACCGAGGTCAAGGACCGCCTGGATAGGCCCGGCGGTGGTCTGTCGGGTGGTCAGCAGCAGCGGTTGTGCATCGCCCGTGCCATCGCCGTGCAGCCCGATGTGCTGTTGATGGATGAGCCCTGCTCGGCGCTCGACCCGATCTCGACGCTGGCCATCGAAGATCTGATCTCCACGCTCAAGCAGGACTACACGATCGTCATCGTCACCCACAACATGCAGCAGGCCGCCCGTGTCAGTGATCAGACCGCGTTCTTCAACCTCGAGGCCACCGGAAAGCCCGGCATGCTTATCGAGATCGACGACACCGAGAAGATGTTCTCCAATCCAGGCAAGAAGGCGACCGAGGACTACATCTCCGGCCGATTTGGCTAA
- a CDS encoding cytochrome c biogenesis CcdA family protein, translating to MDTLGFALAAGALAAVNPCGFAMLPAYLALFIAGDQPPLGLGSALVAVRRALAATAAMTTGFLATFVTAGLVLSPVAATLQRWAPALTVVIGVGLAVMGLLMVTGRELTLPLPKPGSAFNPAAGLGPMALYGVVYAVASLGCTIGPFLVVTATTFTSGNIPAGIGAYGAYAIGMGLVVGVASISVALARQSATQRLRRLLPYAARAAGTLLLLAGGYVSWYGIYELRIFAGARVNDPIINAAARIQATIASLIGSAGPPALAGILAVILVTAGTAVLVGRACRRRRSLTNDSADHSATSQ from the coding sequence ATGGATACTCTGGGTTTCGCGTTGGCGGCCGGTGCGCTGGCTGCGGTCAATCCGTGCGGATTCGCCATGCTGCCTGCGTATTTGGCGTTGTTCATCGCCGGTGACCAGCCGCCGTTGGGACTGGGGAGTGCTTTGGTCGCAGTACGTCGCGCTCTGGCGGCGACGGCGGCGATGACGACCGGGTTTCTGGCCACGTTTGTCACCGCTGGGCTGGTTTTGTCCCCGGTCGCGGCGACCCTGCAGCGATGGGCGCCGGCACTGACCGTGGTGATCGGGGTCGGGCTGGCGGTGATGGGTCTGCTGATGGTCACCGGCCGGGAGCTGACGCTACCGTTGCCGAAACCTGGATCTGCGTTCAATCCGGCCGCGGGCCTGGGCCCAATGGCGCTCTATGGGGTGGTGTATGCGGTGGCGTCGCTGGGCTGCACGATCGGCCCGTTTCTCGTAGTGACCGCCACAACATTCACCTCCGGCAACATCCCCGCCGGGATCGGTGCGTACGGTGCCTACGCGATCGGGATGGGCCTGGTGGTCGGGGTGGCCTCGATCAGCGTCGCGCTGGCCCGCCAGTCGGCCACCCAGCGGCTGCGCCGACTCCTGCCCTATGCCGCACGGGCCGCCGGCACCTTGCTGCTACTGGCCGGCGGCTATGTCAGCTGGTACGGCATCTATGAGCTGCGGATCTTCGCCGGCGCGCGGGTCAATGATCCGATCATCAACGCCGCCGCCCGAATCCAAGCCACCATCGCATCGCTAATCGGCTCGGCCGGTCCCCCCGCTCTCGCCGGCATTCTGGCCGTCATCCTGGTGACCGCGGGCACGGCTGTCCTTGTCGGCAGAGCCTGTCGCCGTCGCCGATCACTCACCAACGACTCGGCTGACCACTCCGCCACCAGCCAGTAG